Proteins encoded together in one Psychrobacter sanguinis window:
- a CDS encoding peroxiredoxin gives MAHLRLGDDAPNFDAPTTEGDINFYDWAGDNWVVFFSHPADFTPVCTTELGRAAALNGEFQKRGVKPICISVDDVEDHKAWASDIGETQGTALNFPIIGDENKKVAELYDMIHPNAATTHTVRSVFIIDPKKKVRLILTYPASVGRNFDEILRAIDALQLTDEYNVATPVDWKDGDDVIIPPSIKTEDISEKDYPKGFTEIKPYLRTTPQPNK, from the coding sequence ATGGCACATTTACGTTTAGGTGATGATGCTCCAAACTTTGACGCCCCAACTACTGAGGGTGATATTAATTTTTATGATTGGGCAGGTGACAACTGGGTAGTATTCTTCTCACACCCAGCTGATTTCACCCCAGTATGTACTACTGAATTAGGTCGTGCTGCTGCTCTAAATGGTGAGTTTCAGAAGCGCGGTGTTAAGCCAATTTGTATCTCTGTAGATGACGTAGAAGATCATAAAGCATGGGCAAGCGATATTGGTGAAACTCAAGGCACTGCTTTGAACTTCCCAATCATTGGCGATGAAAATAAGAAAGTGGCTGAATTGTATGACATGATTCATCCTAATGCTGCAACTACTCATACGGTACGTAGCGTATTTATTATTGATCCAAAAAAGAAAGTTCGTTTGATTCTAACTTACCCAGCAAGCGTTGGCCGTAATTTTGATGAAATTCTTCGTGCCATCGATGCCCTTCAATTAACAGACGAGTACAATGTTGCTACTCCTGTTGACTGGAAAGATGGGGATGACGTTATTATTCCACCAAGTATCAAAACAGAAGATATTTCAGAAAAAGACTATCCAAAAGGCTTCACTGAAATCAAACCTTACTTACGTACCACACCTCAGCCTAATAAGTAA
- a CDS encoding META domain-containing protein, with protein sequence MSLLKAFPIAMIASSLLLGGCQSLETRAPQQDSANNNSMTKTIKPSLLADFKWQLVAASDKNNQPLVALDRIKDQVQLSFDIKQNRQRIGFTVGCNGMGADFQLSNNTLKLGNVISTEMYCQDLDQAEKLLGKLMATESKVSIQSGNGSIANPSSTYVRPSANPPILTQQLITGESLRWQGIVTPEAKYQQQGDIVFWEVNHEPQTCPATNLKTCLKVRPVYYNQQGIKQGSGKWELFVDDIEGYEHDSSVDSVLRLKRFTIDPVDVKGKQFVYVLDMIVESSVAP encoded by the coding sequence ATGTCTCTGTTAAAAGCATTCCCTATAGCCATGATAGCTAGTAGTTTATTGTTAGGAGGGTGTCAAAGTTTAGAGACTCGGGCACCTCAGCAAGACAGCGCCAATAATAATAGTATGACTAAAACAATTAAGCCCTCATTATTGGCCGATTTTAAATGGCAACTGGTGGCTGCTAGCGATAAAAATAATCAGCCTCTAGTAGCTTTGGATCGCATAAAAGATCAAGTACAACTCAGTTTTGACATAAAACAAAATCGTCAACGAATCGGGTTTACAGTTGGCTGTAATGGTATGGGGGCTGATTTTCAGCTATCCAACAATACTTTAAAACTTGGCAATGTTATAAGTACTGAAATGTATTGTCAGGATCTAGATCAGGCAGAGAAGTTATTGGGTAAGCTGATGGCTACTGAAAGTAAAGTCAGTATTCAATCCGGTAATGGATCTATAGCTAACCCGTCTTCTACTTATGTGAGGCCTAGTGCTAATCCGCCCATTCTTACCCAACAGTTAATCACCGGTGAGAGTTTACGTTGGCAGGGTATCGTCACACCTGAAGCCAAATATCAGCAACAGGGCGACATTGTATTCTGGGAGGTGAATCATGAGCCGCAGACCTGTCCCGCGACTAATTTAAAGACTTGTCTGAAGGTAAGGCCAGTTTATTATAATCAGCAGGGTATTAAGCAAGGCTCAGGAAAGTGGGAGCTCTTCGTGGATGATATTGAAGGCTACGAACATGATAGCAGCGTTGATAGTGTGCTGCGTTTAAAGCGCTTCACTATTGATCCTGTTGATGTCAAAGGTAAGCAGTTTGTATATGTCTTAGATATGATAGTTGAGAGTTCGGTCGCCCCATAA
- the hda gene encoding DnaA regulatory inactivator Hda encodes MTNQLSLNLEVRRDASLSDFSGPGWSTLIDAVRQLHVGLIGQMYIYGSAATGKTHLLSAICESYMEMDKSAICLSLKELLNTDVGVLASLESFDLVAIDDLEAIRGNREWQEAIFHLINRSREGQGQLIFAAKTPATELPFELPDLLTRLIQSPAFRVPEGHDIADRKAMLESVMRRRGWQFDPRITEHLLNEGPHRIGGMLDILNVIQPLFSNLNRSHVSKAVINQAIAMIDEQTLMAELEDINQEAHEDFLSKSEESNAYRDNMTLNF; translated from the coding sequence ATGACAAATCAATTAAGTTTAAATCTGGAAGTAAGGAGAGATGCTAGCCTGAGCGATTTTTCGGGGCCGGGCTGGTCGACTTTAATCGATGCTGTTCGTCAACTGCATGTTGGCTTAATTGGACAGATGTATATCTATGGTAGTGCCGCTACTGGCAAAACTCACCTGCTTTCGGCTATCTGCGAATCTTATATGGAGATGGATAAATCTGCCATCTGCCTTTCTTTAAAAGAATTACTTAATACAGATGTGGGCGTGCTGGCCTCGCTTGAGAGTTTCGATTTAGTGGCTATTGATGATTTAGAAGCCATTCGAGGCAATAGGGAGTGGCAAGAGGCCATTTTTCATCTCATAAATCGTAGCCGAGAAGGACAAGGGCAATTAATCTTTGCGGCCAAAACACCTGCGACAGAGCTGCCTTTTGAATTACCAGATTTATTGACACGATTGATTCAATCTCCAGCGTTTAGAGTGCCAGAAGGGCATGACATAGCCGATAGAAAGGCGATGCTGGAGTCAGTGATGCGTCGAAGAGGTTGGCAGTTTGACCCACGTATTACCGAGCATTTACTCAATGAGGGTCCACATCGCATTGGTGGCATGCTTGATATCTTAAACGTGATCCAACCGTTGTTTTCTAATTTAAATCGGTCTCATGTTTCTAAAGCGGTGATTAATCAAGCCATTGCTATGATTGATGAGCAGACACTAATGGCTGAGCTTGAAGATATCAATCAAGAAGCACATGAAGATTTCTTATCGAAATCTGAAGAGAGTAATGCTTACCGCGATAATATGACTTTGAATTTTTAA
- a CDS encoding DUF2057 domain-containing protein, protein MFNKLLTLAGIGLFSLTFAHAEVTLSVDDNIKVTAINGQQMNSSPFQSLKKSFNLQPGKHVITAKYDRLYDLRNDEHDYLRSGNVTVTAEMQDNQTYRLAMPGQPEKYEEAKQYAKAPTLAVMKGSQVVSKSTGVIEEGGLFSSITSLFGSNDAQMENQKAIAAINADGKSSNSNAIAPVSTNSNSAQADTLDRFMQLWLQATPDEREKIRQWIQK, encoded by the coding sequence ATGTTCAATAAATTATTAACTTTAGCAGGTATCGGCTTATTTTCCCTAACCTTTGCTCACGCTGAAGTTACCCTTAGCGTAGATGATAACATCAAAGTTACTGCCATTAATGGTCAGCAAATGAACAGCAGTCCTTTCCAGTCTTTAAAGAAAAGTTTTAACCTACAGCCTGGTAAACACGTGATTACTGCTAAATATGACCGTCTATATGACTTACGCAATGATGAGCATGATTATTTGCGTTCAGGCAATGTCACAGTAACAGCAGAGATGCAAGATAATCAAACGTATCGTTTGGCTATGCCAGGTCAGCCAGAGAAGTATGAAGAAGCCAAACAATATGCCAAGGCCCCAACTTTAGCAGTCATGAAAGGCTCACAAGTTGTTAGCAAATCTACCGGTGTTATCGAAGAGGGTGGTTTGTTCTCAAGCATTACTTCCTTATTCGGCAGTAATGATGCTCAGATGGAAAATCAAAAAGCCATCGCCGCTATCAATGCTGATGGTAAGTCATCTAATAGCAACGCTATTGCACCAGTAAGCACTAACAGCAACTCAGCTCAAGCTGATACTTTAGACCGTTTTATGCAGTTATGGCTACAAGCCACGCCAGATGAACGTGAAAAAATCCGTCAATGGATCCAAAAATAG
- a CDS encoding glutathione S-transferase family protein, which produces MKKLYLTRKAPNPRKVVILLEAKGINLDEIDDIEVIDIDMAKGEHLTEEFAKINPLKLLPVLVLEDGTVLNDSQAICEYLDRVYGERSVMGNDVVQRAQVCSIRRAAEFEVLYNFMLAFQHSHPSKAHRVDQVPEFAPKSIARAEKALPYFNNILKDKDYLVGNQLSYADIVLYIGLDFGRVLKFDPTAHGEGIARFYNTMNERFGFQRNKDEG; this is translated from the coding sequence ATGAAAAAATTATATTTAACTAGAAAAGCACCCAATCCTCGTAAAGTAGTGATTCTTCTTGAAGCCAAAGGTATCAATTTAGATGAGATTGATGACATTGAAGTTATCGATATTGATATGGCAAAAGGTGAGCATTTAACCGAAGAGTTCGCCAAGATTAACCCATTAAAATTACTACCAGTATTAGTATTAGAAGATGGTACCGTGCTCAATGACTCTCAAGCCATTTGTGAGTATTTGGATAGGGTGTATGGTGAACGCTCAGTGATGGGTAATGATGTCGTACAACGGGCACAAGTGTGCTCAATACGAAGAGCGGCGGAATTTGAAGTGTTATATAATTTTATGCTCGCTTTTCAACACAGTCATCCCTCAAAAGCGCACCGAGTTGATCAAGTCCCCGAATTTGCCCCTAAGTCTATCGCCAGAGCCGAAAAAGCACTGCCTTATTTCAATAATATTTTAAAAGACAAAGATTACTTGGTAGGTAATCAATTAAGTTATGCTGATATTGTCTTGTATATTGGCCTTGATTTTGGACGAGTTCTTAAGTTTGATCCTACTGCGCATGGAGAGGGTATAGCACGCTTTTATAACACAATGAATGAGCGATTTGGCTTTCAAAGAAATAAAGATGAAGGATAA